One Oceanicoccus sagamiensis genomic region harbors:
- the dtd gene encoding D-aminoacyl-tRNA deacylase: MRALIQRVTEASVTVDNTMIGEINQGLLVLLGVEKHDDETTVDKMVERLLAYRVFSDPDGKMNLSVTDINGALLVVSQFTLAADTKKGLRPGFSSAAKPAIAEKLYQQLVEKIRQKSMTVATGQFAADMQVSLVNDGPVTFLLEL; encoded by the coding sequence TTGAGAGCATTAATACAGCGAGTTACCGAAGCCAGTGTTACCGTAGATAATACAATGATTGGCGAAATCAATCAGGGTTTATTGGTTTTATTAGGTGTAGAAAAACACGATGATGAAACCACCGTCGATAAAATGGTTGAGCGGTTGCTGGCCTATCGTGTGTTTTCCGACCCTGACGGCAAGATGAATTTAAGTGTCACGGATATTAATGGGGCTTTATTGGTGGTCTCCCAATTTACCCTGGCGGCGGATACCAAAAAAGGTTTACGGCCTGGCTTTTCTTCAGCGGCCAAACCCGCTATCGCAGAAAAACTGTATCAACAGTTGGTAGAAAAAATTCGCCAAAAATCCATGACGGTGGCCACGGGGCAATTTGCGGCGGATATGCAAGTGAGTTTGGTCAATGATGGGCCGGTTACTTTTTTATTGGAGCTATAA
- the pip gene encoding prolyl aminopeptidase, with product MMTLYPEIKPYQTFRLAVEEPHEIYVEESGDPDGIPVLFVHGGPGGGCSAKNRCFFDPERYRIILFDQRGAGQSTPHAELKHNNTQALIEDIEVIRKHLGIEQWMLFGGSWGSTLSLLYAQSYPDRVMGLILRGIFLCRDQDLEWFYQRGASLIFPDYWQDYLHPIAKDRRDHLIEAYYDLLTGDNELARMGAAKAWSLWEGRCATLRPNHEVVEHFGEPHVALALARIEAHYFAHKGFIEANQILNNADILGGIPGTIVHGRYDMICTLDNAVALHDRWPESQLNIIRDAGHASSEPSIVDALVRATKDMAKRFRPDDEGDDASD from the coding sequence ATGATGACCTTATACCCTGAAATAAAGCCCTACCAGACTTTCCGCCTGGCGGTGGAAGAACCCCACGAAATCTATGTCGAAGAAAGTGGCGACCCGGATGGCATCCCGGTGTTGTTTGTTCATGGCGGCCCCGGTGGTGGTTGCAGTGCCAAAAACCGCTGCTTCTTTGACCCAGAACGCTATCGCATTATTTTGTTTGACCAGCGCGGGGCGGGGCAATCCACTCCCCATGCTGAGTTAAAACACAATAATACCCAGGCATTAATTGAAGATATCGAGGTGATTAGAAAGCATCTGGGTATAGAGCAGTGGATGTTATTTGGTGGTTCATGGGGTTCAACACTGAGTTTATTATATGCCCAGAGTTATCCTGACCGAGTGATGGGTTTGATTTTACGCGGCATCTTTCTTTGCCGTGATCAAGATCTGGAATGGTTTTACCAGCGTGGTGCCAGTTTAATCTTTCCGGATTACTGGCAGGACTATCTTCACCCTATTGCCAAAGACCGTCGTGATCATCTAATCGAAGCCTATTACGATTTGCTGACCGGTGATAATGAATTGGCCCGTATGGGTGCCGCTAAAGCCTGGTCATTATGGGAGGGACGCTGCGCCACTTTGCGCCCTAACCATGAAGTGGTTGAACATTTTGGCGAACCCCATGTGGCCTTGGCATTGGCCAGAATTGAAGCGCACTATTTTGCGCATAAAGGGTTTATTGAGGCCAACCAGATTTTAAATAATGCGGATATACTGGGGGGCATTCCCGGGACTATTGTGCATGGCCGCTACGATATGATTTGCACTCTGGATAATGCTGTTGCTCTACATGACCGCTGGCCCGAAAGCCAATTAAATATTATTCGCGATGCCGGTCATGCTTCTTCCGAGCCCAGTATTGTTGACGCCTTGGTCAGAGCGACTAAAGATATGGCGAAACGTTTTAGGCCAGATGATGAAGGCGATGACGCCTCCGACTAA
- a CDS encoding sodium-dependent transporter — protein sequence MASREQFSSNTGFVMAAAGSAIGLGNIWGFPTQTASNGGAAFVLAYFVLAFCLAYPALMAELIIGRHARANVVTALRGISTGPATYKLGSFVGYYGVIVASLILSFYAIIAGWMLTYLLESVTTMLGWVEAGLWLTEFGFERNLISMAVFMLLTMAIIAKGVAGGIEKWSTRLMPMLLVLLLVLIVYVLMQEGAAEGLRVYLLPDISQISPGLIVSAMGQAFFSLSLGVGTMLIYGSYLGEKESLPKLGAAVTLVDAGIAFIAGLLIIPAIYVAKQYGADIFTDSGDLIAGPDLIFQVLPVLFDSMGGVGLWVAFAFFLLMSIASLTSSISMLEVPVSLAAEETSASRFQATLLIGSVIFIFSTVILMNFDSLFGFVIDLTTVYSQPLLGVVMCLFVGWIWHRNNLLQEIQKGHADIEKTLFWKIWPAYVKFFCPVLILTAFIQSVI from the coding sequence ATGGCATCCAGAGAACAATTTTCCTCCAATACCGGCTTTGTTATGGCGGCAGCGGGCTCTGCAATTGGCCTGGGTAATATCTGGGGCTTCCCAACCCAAACCGCCAGCAATGGTGGTGCAGCTTTTGTGCTGGCTTATTTTGTATTGGCCTTCTGTTTGGCCTATCCCGCCTTAATGGCCGAGCTGATTATTGGCCGCCATGCCCGCGCCAATGTGGTAACCGCTTTGAGAGGTATTTCCACCGGCCCCGCCACCTATAAGTTGGGTTCTTTTGTGGGTTATTACGGCGTGATTGTCGCCAGTCTGATTTTAAGTTTCTACGCCATTATCGCCGGTTGGATGTTGACCTATTTATTAGAGTCGGTCACTACCATGTTGGGTTGGGTAGAGGCGGGCCTATGGCTAACGGAGTTTGGTTTTGAACGTAACCTGATTTCTATGGCAGTGTTTATGCTACTGACCATGGCCATTATCGCCAAAGGGGTAGCCGGGGGCATTGAAAAATGGTCGACGCGTTTAATGCCCATGTTACTGGTGCTGCTGCTGGTATTGATTGTCTATGTTTTAATGCAAGAGGGCGCCGCTGAAGGTTTACGGGTTTACCTGTTGCCGGATATTTCCCAGATCAGTCCAGGCTTAATTGTTAGTGCCATGGGCCAGGCCTTTTTCTCTCTATCACTAGGCGTGGGCACCATGTTGATTTATGGCTCCTACCTGGGTGAAAAAGAAAGTTTGCCCAAGCTCGGTGCGGCAGTAACCTTAGTGGATGCGGGTATTGCCTTTATTGCCGGCCTATTAATTATTCCCGCTATCTATGTCGCCAAGCAGTATGGTGCCGATATTTTTACCGATAGCGGTGATTTAATTGCCGGCCCGGATTTAATCTTTCAGGTATTGCCGGTGTTATTTGATTCCATGGGCGGCGTTGGTCTTTGGGTGGCTTTTGCATTTTTTCTGTTAATGTCGATAGCGTCATTAACCTCCTCGATTTCTATGCTTGAAGTACCCGTGTCGTTGGCGGCGGAAGAAACCAGTGCCTCCAGGTTTCAGGCTACCCTGCTAATCGGTTCGGTTATTTTTATATTTTCTACTGTTATATTAATGAATTTTGATAGCTTGTTTGGTTTTGTGATTGACCTGACAACGGTCTATAGCCAGCCCTTATTAGGTGTAGTAATGTGCCTGTTTGTTGGCTGGATTTGGCACCGCAACAATCTGTTGCAAGAAATTCAAAAGGGCCATGCCGATATTGAGAAAACCTTATTTTGGAAAATATGGCCGGCCTACGTTAAATTTTTCTGCCCGGTGTTAATTTTAACGGCCTTTATACAAAGTGTTATCTAA
- a CDS encoding TonB-dependent receptor, which translates to MKKTNLVKAILPAVVASLYSGGLLAQGTLEEVIVTATKRDASIKDVPFSINAQTQDDIRRAGASSIEDIARNVAGLTIQNLGPGQSQVAIRGVSAGQIIRDQPGVKEQVGIYLDESVISLSLFTPDFDLFDLNRVETLRGPQGTLFGSGSVGGTLRYITNQPTFDETEGLIEGDLHTLTDGEEGGHFKGMINIPISDTIAVRAVAYTTEYAGYIDALGENGAKDTDVNGGTRTGGRIAVKFQPSDSLTITPRIVYQELETDGFNRQEVYNLYANEYTTTRPAIQLQEREQYLLLDEEFSDESLLADLVVELNFDGFDLTSITSYTERDILVSRDASALTGSVSVDLAFPDSAVLLPSNLRDNTELEQVTQEIRLSSNGDGDLQWLVGAFYSDSEREYEQRLPTPGYDAVVDAELGDGTSDAVANGFGTDSPYNADLPYDNEQIAVFGEVTYDFSDRLHGTFGLRYYDFEEEREFNSGGLFSNGDNDYDKTTADGVNPRVLLAYDMTDQTTVNGQISQGFRMGGANDPLNVGLCSADDVINFGGNPDYDEETLTNYEVGIKSQISDTFSFNAAVFYADIEDLQATLDAGSCSSRVVFNVPDAHTQGIEVELNAQPLDGLDISAALSVIESEFDSTIPSATGGALGGLEDGNKLASVPEMQFATTATYNFDASAIAPGAEGYISTTFQYIDERITQPGDQVQGAGDFAHGLPFGGATGDEVTSLDLELESYHLINVSTGIRSGTWETVLYINNITDENVDLSFDRERGGRARLGYRTNQPRTMGVTIRKSF; encoded by the coding sequence ATGAAAAAGACCAATCTGGTAAAAGCAATTTTACCGGCGGTTGTGGCATCTTTATATTCCGGAGGCCTTTTGGCTCAAGGAACACTGGAAGAAGTCATAGTAACCGCTACCAAACGCGATGCGTCAATCAAGGATGTACCGTTTTCTATCAATGCCCAGACGCAAGATGATATCCGCCGTGCGGGTGCCAGTAGTATTGAGGATATCGCCCGTAATGTGGCCGGCCTGACCATCCAGAACCTCGGTCCTGGCCAGAGCCAGGTTGCCATTCGTGGTGTATCGGCCGGGCAAATAATCCGAGACCAGCCAGGTGTTAAAGAGCAGGTCGGTATCTATCTGGATGAGTCAGTGATTTCTTTATCATTGTTTACACCAGATTTTGACCTGTTTGACCTGAACCGTGTGGAAACACTGCGTGGTCCACAAGGTACGCTGTTTGGTTCGGGGTCAGTAGGGGGTACTCTTCGTTATATTACCAACCAGCCAACCTTCGATGAGACAGAAGGTTTGATTGAAGGTGATCTGCATACCCTGACCGATGGTGAGGAAGGTGGCCACTTTAAAGGTATGATCAATATTCCAATCAGTGACACCATTGCCGTACGTGCTGTTGCCTATACCACTGAGTATGCCGGTTATATCGATGCATTAGGTGAGAACGGCGCTAAAGACACTGATGTGAATGGCGGAACGCGTACTGGTGGTCGAATTGCGGTCAAGTTTCAGCCTTCTGATAGCCTGACTATTACTCCACGTATCGTCTATCAGGAATTGGAGACTGATGGTTTTAACCGCCAGGAAGTCTACAACCTATATGCTAACGAATACACGACTACGCGCCCTGCAATCCAGCTGCAGGAACGTGAACAGTATTTGCTTTTGGATGAAGAGTTTTCTGATGAAAGTCTATTGGCCGATCTGGTTGTAGAGCTTAACTTCGATGGCTTCGACTTGACCTCGATTACCAGTTATACCGAGCGGGATATTCTGGTAAGCCGTGATGCAAGTGCTTTGACCGGTAGTGTATCGGTTGACTTGGCCTTTCCTGATTCTGCAGTACTACTGCCGTCTAATCTGCGTGATAACACCGAGCTTGAACAGGTCACTCAGGAAATTCGCTTGAGTTCTAATGGCGATGGCGATTTGCAGTGGTTGGTTGGTGCCTTCTACTCGGATTCTGAGCGAGAGTACGAGCAGCGTCTGCCAACACCTGGTTATGATGCGGTGGTTGATGCTGAGCTAGGTGATGGCACTTCTGATGCAGTAGCCAATGGCTTTGGTACCGACTCTCCTTATAACGCTGACCTGCCTTATGACAATGAGCAGATTGCGGTATTTGGTGAGGTCACCTACGATTTCTCCGACAGACTGCACGGTACTTTTGGTTTACGTTACTATGATTTTGAAGAAGAGCGTGAATTTAATTCCGGTGGTCTCTTCTCCAATGGTGATAATGACTATGATAAGACGACAGCTGATGGTGTAAATCCACGCGTGTTACTCGCCTACGATATGACAGACCAGACCACCGTCAACGGCCAGATTTCTCAGGGCTTTAGAATGGGTGGTGCCAATGATCCACTAAACGTTGGCTTATGTAGTGCTGATGACGTGATCAACTTTGGTGGTAACCCGGATTATGATGAAGAAACGCTGACCAACTATGAGGTAGGTATTAAGTCTCAGATCAGTGATACCTTCTCATTTAATGCAGCGGTATTTTATGCTGATATCGAAGATTTGCAGGCGACTCTGGATGCGGGTTCTTGTTCTTCTCGAGTAGTATTTAATGTGCCCGATGCCCATACTCAGGGTATTGAAGTTGAGTTAAACGCCCAGCCATTAGACGGTTTGGATATCTCAGCTGCTTTATCTGTGATTGAGTCTGAGTTTGATTCAACCATTCCAAGCGCCACAGGTGGTGCGCTGGGCGGTCTGGAAGATGGTAATAAGCTGGCCTCTGTACCTGAGATGCAGTTTGCTACTACAGCGACTTATAACTTCGATGCGTCGGCGATTGCGCCTGGGGCAGAAGGTTATATTTCTACAACCTTCCAGTATATTGATGAGCGTATTACACAGCCTGGTGATCAGGTACAAGGTGCCGGTGACTTTGCCCACGGCCTGCCGTTTGGTGGCGCTACTGGTGATGAAGTGACTAGCCTTGATCTTGAGCTTGAGTCTTACCACCTGATTAACGTCAGCACTGGTATTCGCTCAGGTACTTGGGAGACTGTGTTATACATCAATAACATCACTGATGAGAATGTTGATTTATCCTTTGACCGTGAGCGTGGTGGTCGTGCCAGATTGGGTTATAGAACCAATCAGCCTCGCACTATGGGTGTTACCATTCGCAAGAGCTTCTAA
- a CDS encoding LysE family translocator, whose product MEFTAWLSLLAICTLGAMSPGPSIAIIIQITAQRGRGQGITASIAHGIGVACYAFLAVLGLAVALEQYPLLFQTLQLLGAAFLAFLGLKALGVQWPKGHIDDNSQQPAHSPSSSNSFIVGFLTAALNPKVALFFIALFSQFVRPEAGILEKTMMASTAAIVDALWYSIVAMVVSKDHVASKFSRYSPVLEKIFGVLLVAVAIRVAWGM is encoded by the coding sequence ATGGAATTTACCGCTTGGCTATCATTGCTGGCGATTTGTACTTTAGGCGCCATGAGCCCCGGCCCCAGTATTGCCATTATCATCCAGATCACAGCGCAGCGAGGTCGCGGCCAGGGCATAACTGCCAGCATTGCTCATGGTATTGGGGTGGCCTGCTATGCCTTTCTGGCGGTGCTTGGCTTAGCGGTAGCTCTGGAGCAATATCCACTGCTGTTTCAAACCCTGCAATTGCTGGGGGCGGCCTTTCTGGCTTTTCTGGGTTTAAAGGCGCTTGGGGTGCAATGGCCTAAAGGGCACATCGACGACAACTCGCAACAGCCCGCACATTCACCCTCCAGCTCGAACAGTTTTATCGTGGGCTTTCTAACAGCGGCGCTTAACCCCAAAGTTGCCTTATTTTTTATTGCTCTATTTAGTCAGTTTGTTAGACCAGAAGCGGGGATATTAGAAAAAACGATGATGGCATCCACTGCGGCGATTGTTGATGCGCTTTGGTATAGCATTGTGGCGATGGTGGTATCGAAGGATCATGTGGCGAGTAAGTTTTCTCGATACAGCCCTGTGTTGGAAAAAATATTTGGCGTGTTATTAGTTGCCGTTGCCATCCGCGTAGCCTGGGGCATGTAG